Proteins encoded in a region of the Bacillus sp. T3 genome:
- the ychF gene encoding redox-regulated ATPase YchF yields MALTAGIVGLPNVGKSTLFNAITQAGAESANYPFCTIDPNVGIVEVPDHRLTKLTELVQPKKTVPTAFEFTDIAGIVKGASKGEGLGNKFLSHIREVDAICQVVRCFADDNITHVSGKVDPIDDIETINLELILADMESVEKRIGRVEKLAKQKDKDATAEFEVLAMLRDAFEAEKPARTVEFTEEQLKLVKGLHLLTIKPMLYVANVSEDDIVDPSDNEYVQKVRAFAEKDNAQVIVICAKIESEIAELEGEEKTMFLQELGIEESGLDQLIRAAYSLLGLATYFTAGVQEVRAWTFRKGMKAPQCAGVIHSDFERGFIRAETVAYEDLLAAGNMTAAKEAGKVRLEGKEYEVKDGDVIHFRFNV; encoded by the coding sequence GGAATTGTTGGTTTGCCGAATGTTGGTAAATCTACATTATTTAATGCAATTACTCAAGCAGGTGCAGAATCTGCCAATTATCCATTTTGTACGATTGACCCAAATGTAGGAATTGTAGAAGTACCAGACCACCGTTTAACAAAATTAACGGAATTAGTACAACCAAAGAAAACTGTTCCAACTGCATTTGAATTTACTGATATCGCAGGGATTGTAAAAGGTGCTAGTAAAGGTGAAGGATTAGGAAACAAATTCTTGTCTCATATTCGTGAAGTTGATGCAATTTGCCAAGTTGTTCGTTGTTTTGCTGATGATAACATCACTCATGTATCAGGGAAAGTTGACCCAATTGATGATATCGAAACCATTAATTTAGAACTTATTTTAGCTGACATGGAGTCTGTTGAAAAACGGATTGGCCGTGTTGAAAAATTGGCTAAGCAAAAAGACAAGGATGCGACAGCTGAATTTGAAGTTCTAGCCATGCTAAGAGATGCATTTGAAGCTGAAAAACCTGCACGTACGGTTGAATTTACGGAAGAACAATTAAAGCTTGTCAAAGGGTTACATCTGTTAACGATTAAACCGATGTTGTATGTTGCCAATGTATCAGAGGATGATATTGTCGATCCATCTGATAATGAATACGTACAAAAGGTACGAGCATTTGCTGAAAAGGATAATGCTCAGGTTATCGTGATCTGTGCAAAAATTGAATCAGAAATTGCTGAACTTGAAGGTGAAGAGAAAACAATGTTCCTTCAAGAGCTAGGCATTGAAGAGTCTGGTCTGGACCAATTAATTCGCGCCGCATACAGCTTATTAGGTTTAGCTACGTATTTCACTGCAGGCGTCCAAGAGGTTCGTGCTTGGACTTTCCGTAAAGGTATGAAAGCACCACAATGTGCTGGTGTCATTCATTCTGATTTTGAAAGAGGCTTCATTCGGGCTGAAACAGTAGCTTATGAGGATTTACTAGCGGCTGGAAATATGACAGCGGCAAAAGAAGCAGGAAAAGTCCGCTTAGAAGGAAAAGAATACGAAGTAAAAGACGGAGACGTCATCCACTTCCGATTTAATGTATAG
- the rpsF gene encoding 30S ribosomal protein S6, with product MRKYEVMYIIRPNIEDEAKKALVERFNTILADNGAVVNEAKDWGKRRLAYEINDFRDGYYQLVNVNATPAAVEEFSRLAKISEDIIRHIVIKQEEK from the coding sequence ATGAGAAAGTACGAAGTAATGTACATCATCCGTCCAAACATTGAAGATGAGGCGAAAAAGGCTTTAGTTGAACGTTTCAATACGATCCTAGCTGATAACGGCGCGGTAGTAAATGAAGCAAAAGATTGGGGTAAGCGTCGTCTTGCTTATGAAATCAACGATTTCCGTGACGGATACTATCAATTAGTAAATGTTAATGCTACTCCAGCTGCGGTTGAAGAATTCTCCCGTTTAGCTAAAATTAGCGAAGACATCATTCGTCATATCGTGATTAAACAAGAAGAAAAATAA
- the ssb gene encoding single-stranded DNA-binding protein: MMNRVVLVGRLTKDPDLRYTPNGVPVATFTLAVNRTFSNQQGEKEADFINCVIWRRPAENVANFLKKGSLAGVDGRIQTRSYEGQDGKRVYVTEVVADSVQFLEPRGSASGDRGGSGTGYNEPREQGFPFGNNQNQNQRPNNNNNKGYQRVDEDPFAGDGQIDISDDDLPF; this comes from the coding sequence ATGATGAATCGTGTAGTACTTGTAGGCCGTTTAACAAAAGATCCTGATCTTCGCTATACACCGAATGGCGTACCAGTGGCAACCTTTACTCTTGCTGTAAATCGGACTTTTTCGAATCAACAAGGTGAAAAGGAAGCAGATTTTATTAACTGTGTTATTTGGAGACGTCCTGCAGAGAATGTAGCCAATTTCTTGAAAAAGGGAAGCCTCGCTGGGGTGGACGGACGAATTCAAACACGTAGTTATGAAGGACAAGATGGGAAACGCGTTTATGTAACAGAAGTAGTAGCAGATAGTGTTCAATTTCTTGAACCAAGAGGCAGTGCTTCTGGTGACAGAGGCGGAAGTGGAACCGGTTATAACGAACCACGGGAGCAAGGCTTTCCGTTTGGAAATAATCAAAATCAGAATCAACGACCTAACAATAACAACAATAAAGGCTATCAACGTGTGGATGAAGATCCATTTGCAGGCGATGGACAAATTGACATCTCTGATGATGATCTTCCATTCTAA
- the rpsR gene encoding 30S ribosomal protein S18, producing MAGGRKGGRAKRRKVCYFTANGITHIDYKEVDLLKKFISERGKILPRRVTGTSAKYQRKLTVAIKRARQMALLPYVSGE from the coding sequence ATGGCAGGAGGACGTAAAGGCGGACGTGCGAAGCGTCGTAAAGTGTGTTACTTCACAGCGAACGGAATTACACACATCGACTACAAAGAAGTGGATTTATTAAAAAAATTCATCTCTGAGCGTGGTAAAATTTTACCTCGTCGTGTAACTGGCACAAGCGCAAAATACCAACGTAAATTGACTGTTGCAATCAAACGTGCACGTCAAATGGCTTTATTACCATACGTATCAGGTGAATAA
- a CDS encoding YybS family protein, whose product MKNVNQLTKGAMFLAIFSVLLFITLYIPLLGGIINFFLPLPFILFAAQNNLKSSALLLVGAIFLSLILGTMLAIPMTIVCGMTGISIGYLIHKNKSRWIVFFASSMVFLSNLIVFYIVSVVFFQVNIIKEFNQMMKESTDISIDMMEKIGQAPNEQVIQQFQNNLSMLETLMPSVFVLGAFMSVLLIMIVSIPIIKRFGVQLSQWTPLRELTLPKSLLWYYLICMALSMFINPEQGTYLYIAVSNLLFILQMCMILQGVSFIFYYCHVKGFGKSVPVTVIVFSMLLPFLLYIVRIFGIIDLGFDLRRRLEKKQ is encoded by the coding sequence TTGAAAAATGTTAATCAGTTAACAAAAGGGGCAATGTTTTTAGCAATCTTCTCTGTTTTATTGTTCATTACACTCTATATACCGCTACTTGGAGGAATTATTAATTTCTTTCTACCTCTCCCTTTTATTTTGTTTGCAGCCCAAAACAATCTTAAAAGCTCGGCTTTATTATTAGTGGGAGCAATCTTTCTTTCCTTAATACTTGGAACCATGCTCGCCATTCCAATGACAATTGTTTGTGGAATGACAGGGATAAGTATTGGCTACTTAATTCATAAGAATAAAAGTAGATGGATTGTATTTTTTGCGTCCTCAATGGTTTTTTTGTCTAATTTAATTGTATTTTACATAGTTTCGGTTGTTTTCTTTCAGGTTAATATCATAAAGGAATTCAATCAAATGATGAAGGAATCCACCGATATCAGCATTGATATGATGGAAAAGATCGGGCAAGCACCAAACGAGCAAGTGATTCAGCAGTTTCAGAATAACTTGTCAATGTTAGAAACGTTAATGCCGAGCGTATTTGTATTAGGTGCTTTTATGAGTGTATTGCTTATTATGATCGTGTCAATTCCAATCATAAAGCGATTTGGTGTACAGCTTTCACAGTGGACACCTTTAAGGGAGTTAACACTGCCAAAAAGTTTGCTGTGGTATTATCTAATCTGTATGGCATTAAGTATGTTCATCAATCCTGAACAAGGGACATATTTGTATATTGCAGTTTCAAATTTGTTATTTATCTTACAAATGTGCATGATTCTTCAGGGGGTTTCCTTTATCTTTTATTATTGCCATGTAAAAGGATTTGGAAAGTCTGTTCCAGTCACCGTGATTGTTTTTTCAATGTTACTGCCGTTTCTACTTTATATTGTGAGGATATTCGGTATAATTGACCTAGGATTTGATTTAAGAAGACGGTTGGAAAAGAAACAATAA
- the rplI gene encoding 50S ribosomal protein L9 yields MKVIFLKDVKGKGKKGEVKNVADGYAQNFLLKQGLAVEASNTNVSTLENQKKKEQKLAAVELEEAKKLGAELEKITVELSAKSGEGGRLFGSITSKQIAEELLKRYKIKIDKRKIELADAIRSLGYTKVPVKLHTEVTSTLNVHVKEGN; encoded by the coding sequence ATGAAAGTCATTTTTTTAAAGGATGTTAAAGGAAAAGGAAAAAAAGGGGAAGTAAAAAATGTAGCAGATGGATATGCTCAAAACTTCTTACTAAAGCAAGGGTTAGCTGTTGAAGCATCAAACACAAATGTAAGCACATTAGAAAATCAAAAGAAAAAAGAACAAAAGCTTGCTGCTGTGGAGCTTGAAGAAGCAAAGAAGCTAGGTGCTGAACTAGAAAAAATTACGGTAGAACTTTCAGCAAAATCTGGTGAAGGTGGCCGTCTTTTCGGTTCCATTACAAGCAAACAGATTGCTGAGGAATTATTAAAAAGGTATAAAATTAAAATTGATAAACGTAAAATTGAATTGGCGGATGCGATTCGCTCGCTAGGATATACAAAGGTGCCAGTAAAGCTGCATACAGAAGTGACTTCGACATTAAATGTTCATGTTAAAGAAGGAAACTAA
- the dnaB gene encoding replicative DNA helicase yields MNDVFIDRLPPQNIEAEQAVLGAIFLEPAALIMASEILIPEDFYRSSHQKIYGVMLKLNDQGKAVDLITVTEELAAAKILEDTGGVRYLSELAGSVPTAANIEYYAKIVEEKSILRRLIRTATDIAQDGYTREDEVTALLGEAEKSILEVAQRKNAGAFHNIKDVLVRTYDNIELLNNRKGDITGIATGFSELDRMTAGFQRNDLIIVGARPSVGKTAFALNIAQNVATKTGENVAIFSLEMGAEQLVMRMLCAEGNINAQNLRTGALTDEDWGKLTMAMGSLSNAGIFIDDTPGVRIGEIRSKCRRLKQEQGLGMILIDYLQLIQGDGRSGENRQQEVSEISRSLKQLARELQVPVIALSQLSRGVEQRQDKRPMMSDIRESGSIEQDADIVAFLYRDDYYDKESENKNIIEIIIAKQRNGPVGTVQLAFVKEYNKFVNLETRYGDSAMPPGA; encoded by the coding sequence ATGAATGATGTATTCATAGATCGTCTTCCTCCCCAAAATATTGAAGCGGAGCAGGCAGTATTAGGGGCAATATTTCTTGAACCTGCAGCCTTAATAATGGCTTCTGAGATTCTAATCCCTGAAGATTTTTATCGTTCTTCGCATCAGAAAATCTATGGTGTTATGCTAAAGCTGAATGATCAAGGAAAAGCGGTAGATTTAATAACCGTAACGGAAGAGCTTGCAGCGGCAAAAATTCTTGAGGATACTGGTGGAGTACGTTACTTAAGTGAGCTAGCTGGATCTGTTCCTACTGCAGCTAATATTGAATATTACGCAAAAATCGTTGAGGAAAAATCTATCTTACGTAGATTAATCCGTACTGCAACCGATATTGCCCAAGATGGATACACTCGTGAAGATGAAGTAACTGCCCTTTTAGGTGAAGCTGAAAAAAGTATTCTTGAAGTGGCTCAAAGAAAAAATGCAGGTGCGTTTCATAATATCAAGGATGTATTAGTGCGTACCTATGATAATATTGAACTACTAAATAATCGCAAAGGCGATATTACGGGGATTGCAACTGGATTTTCGGAGCTTGATCGAATGACAGCGGGCTTCCAACGGAACGATCTGATTATCGTTGGAGCACGTCCTTCTGTTGGTAAAACAGCCTTTGCTTTAAATATTGCCCAAAATGTCGCTACCAAAACAGGTGAAAATGTAGCGATATTCAGTCTTGAAATGGGTGCTGAACAGCTTGTTATGCGTATGCTTTGTGCTGAAGGAAACATTAATGCACAAAACCTAAGAACTGGTGCTCTAACTGATGAGGACTGGGGTAAATTAACGATGGCAATGGGTAGCTTGTCGAATGCAGGTATCTTCATTGATGATACCCCTGGTGTTAGAATCGGAGAAATTCGGTCTAAATGTCGTCGTTTGAAGCAAGAACAGGGCTTAGGGATGATTTTAATAGATTATTTACAGCTCATTCAAGGTGATGGACGATCTGGTGAAAATCGTCAGCAAGAGGTATCGGAAATTTCCCGCTCGTTAAAGCAACTAGCTCGTGAATTGCAAGTTCCGGTAATTGCCCTATCACAGCTATCCCGTGGTGTTGAACAACGCCAGGATAAGCGTCCAATGATGTCTGATATCCGTGAATCAGGAAGTATTGAGCAGGATGCTGACATTGTTGCCTTCCTTTATCGTGACGATTATTATGATAAGGAATCCGAAAACAAAAATATTATCGAAATTATTATCGCAAAACAACGTAATGGTCCTGTCGGAACCGTTCAGCTTGCTTTTGTTAAAGAGTATAATAAATTCGTAAACTTAGAGACGCGTTATGGAGATTCAGCAATGCCTCCAGGCGCCTAA
- a CDS encoding adenylosuccinate synthase gives MTSVVVVGSQWGDEGKGKITDFLSENAEVIARYQGGNNAGHTIKFNDVTYKLHLIPSGIFYKEKTSVIGNGMVVDPKALVTELAYLHERGIATDNLRISNRAHVILPYHLKLDEVEEDRKGANKIGTTKKGIGPAYMDKAARIGIRMADLLDREVFEEKLTRNLEEKNRLFERIYETEGFKIEDILDEYYEYGQQVKKYVCDTSVVLNDALDEGRRVLFEGAQGVMLDIDQGTYPFVTSSNPVAGGVTIGSGVGPTKINHVVGVCKAYTTRVGDGPFPTELNNEIGHQIREVGREYGTTTGRPRRVGWFDSVVVRHARRVSGITDLSLNSIDVLTGLETVKICVAYNYKGETITEYPANLNILADCEPVYEELPGWTEDITGCKSLDELPANARHYLERVSQLTQIPLSIFSVGPDRNQTNVVFSPWR, from the coding sequence ATGACATCTGTTGTAGTTGTTGGGTCACAATGGGGCGACGAAGGGAAAGGGAAAATTACTGATTTCTTATCAGAAAATGCTGAGGTAATTGCTCGATACCAAGGAGGAAATAACGCAGGTCACACGATTAAATTCAATGATGTGACGTATAAATTGCATTTAATTCCATCTGGTATTTTCTATAAAGAAAAAACAAGCGTAATTGGTAACGGAATGGTAGTAGATCCAAAAGCACTTGTAACAGAACTTGCTTATCTACACGAACGTGGAATCGCAACTGATAATCTTCGAATTAGTAATCGTGCTCATGTCATCCTTCCTTATCATCTAAAATTAGATGAGGTTGAAGAAGATCGAAAAGGCGCTAACAAAATTGGAACAACAAAAAAGGGAATTGGCCCTGCTTATATGGACAAAGCGGCTCGTATTGGTATTCGTATGGCGGATCTGCTTGACCGTGAAGTATTTGAAGAAAAATTAACACGTAATCTTGAAGAAAAAAATCGATTGTTCGAACGTATTTATGAAACAGAAGGCTTTAAGATTGAAGATATTTTAGATGAGTATTATGAGTATGGTCAACAAGTGAAGAAATATGTATGTGACACTTCTGTTGTCCTTAACGATGCATTAGACGAAGGCCGTCGTGTTCTTTTTGAAGGTGCACAAGGCGTTATGCTTGATATCGACCAAGGTACTTATCCATTTGTTACCTCTTCTAACCCAGTGGCTGGTGGCGTAACAATTGGATCTGGTGTAGGTCCTACAAAAATCAATCACGTTGTCGGTGTTTGTAAAGCTTACACAACACGTGTTGGTGATGGTCCATTCCCAACTGAATTAAATAATGAAATTGGTCATCAAATCCGTGAAGTAGGCCGTGAATATGGAACAACAACTGGTAGACCACGTCGTGTTGGCTGGTTTGATAGTGTAGTGGTTCGTCACGCTCGTCGTGTAAGCGGAATTACGGATCTTTCTTTAAACTCAATTGACGTATTAACGGGTCTTGAAACAGTAAAGATTTGTGTTGCGTACAATTATAAAGGCGAAACGATTACAGAATATCCAGCTAACTTAAACATCCTTGCAGATTGTGAACCAGTTTACGAAGAGCTTCCAGGCTGGACAGAAGATATTACTGGATGCAAATCTCTTGATGAGCTTCCAGCTAATGCAAGACATTATTTAGAGCGTGTTTCTCAGCTTACACAGATTCCATTATCTATCTTCTCTGTAGGCCCAGACCGTAACCAAACAAACGTAGTATTTAGCCCTTGGCGATAG